Proteins encoded in a region of the Raphanus sativus cultivar WK10039 chromosome 8, ASM80110v3, whole genome shotgun sequence genome:
- the LOC108820086 gene encoding F-box/LRR-repeat protein At3g58930-like, producing MDHISGLPDEVLCHILSFLPTKLAALTSVLSTKWRNLLAFVPNLDITCPIKIVPVDSIDYGIPKENMYGTMRSFRGFIDRVLALQGDSSIKKVSLKCINYIHPDHLDRWICNVLRRGVSELETVIYDQDGDDDFNYLLPQEMFVSRTLVKLIFSNVDWWPGAEGTFLPKLKTLVVNGFFCSDKLEMILPAFPVLEELYIKDIVWRGSGDSVSSASLKKLTIHALGCESMTVHITNSMSISFDTPSLLYLEYSDKVASDYPKVNLPILVEAVIDLDIRDYTMLDRERNADGFRNYVVLSCGNLCKLMTGIRNVKTLTFSCETLELFSLCFESMPVFNNLKRLRISGSRPPVGWQAMPVLLQNCPHLETLHIECLRICDCISLEENGGWLTSCPVEKIVEEIQIEMFRGTKGEIGMIKHMLESFSGLKRMTLYAGRDYPTDIFDLVVKMVNLCNESYRAVVNTSWCVIRPISEVDSSLK from the exons ATGGATCATATTAGCGGTCTACCTGACGAGGTTCTTTGCCATATCTTGTCCTTCCTTCCGACAAAGCTTGCTGCTTTGACATCTGTTTTATCAACTAAGTGGCGCAATCTTCTTGCGTTTGTCCCTAATCTTGACATCACTTGTCCTATTAAGATCGTGCCTGTAGATAGCATTGATTATGGTATTCCTAAGGAGAATATGTATGGAACTATGCGGAGCTTCAGGGGGTTTATAGATAGGGTATTGGCTTTGCAGGGTGATTCTTCCATTAAGAAAGTCTCCCTCAAGTGTATAAACTACATTCATCCAGATCATTTGGATCGTTGGATATGTAACGTGCTGCGTCGTGGTGTTTCAGAACTTGAAACTGTCATCTATGATcaagatggtgatgatgatttTAATTATCTTCTGCCCCAAGAGATGTTCGTCAGTAGGACACTAGTCAAGTTGATATTTAGCAACGTTGATTGGTGGCCTGGAGCTGAAGGAACTTTTTTGCCTAAGCTTAAAACTCTAGTGGTTAACGGATTTTTTTGCTCGGATAAGCTTGAGATGATTCTCCCCGCTTTCCCTGTGCTTGAAGAGTTATACATAAAAGACATTGTGTGGAGAGGTTCGGGTGATTCAGTGTCAAGTGCAAGCCTTAAGAAGCTAACTATCCATGCCTTGGGTTGTGAAAGCATGACAGTACATATTACAAATAGCATGAGCATTTCTTTTGATACTCCAAGTCTGCTTTACCTTGAGTATTCTGATAAAGTTGCGAGCGACTATCCCAAAGTTAACTTGCCTATTTTAGTTGAGGCTGTAATCGACCTTGATATACGTGATTATACAATGCTAGACAGAGAGCGAAATGCTGATGGATTTAGGAACTATGTTGTTCTGTCATGTGGAAATTTGTGTAAGCTCATGACTGGCATAAGAAATGTGAAGACACTTACGTTTTCTTGTGAAACTCTCGAG TTATTTTCTCTATGCTTTGAATCGATGCCTGTGTTCAACAACCTCAAAAGGTTACGAATTAGTGGGAGTCGCCCTCCAGTGGGATGGCAAGCAATGCCGGTTCTCTTACAAAACTGTCCACATTTAGAAACTCTACACATAGAG tgTCTTCGTATTTGTGACTGCATTTCtttggaggagaatggtggTTGGCTCACGTCTTGTCCGGTGGAAAAGATAGTGGAAGAGATACAGATTGAAATGTTTAGAGGGACAAAGGGAGAGATTGGAATGATAAAGCATATGTTGGAGTCTTTCTCGGGTTTGAAGAGGATGACGTTGTATGCCGGAAGGGATTATCCTACAGATATCTTTGATCTTGTTGTGAAGATGGTGAATCTATGCAATGAGAGTTACCGAGCTGTGGTGAACACTTCCTGGTGTGTGATTCGCCCGAT
- the LOC130498594 gene encoding acylamino-acid-releasing enzyme-like, giving the protein MARIYTLSALTCSTNLGFFPSSHLHLRRLLFPTTLTLPHSKTLSSSSKAWIRGVVAMDSSGTDSAKGLDSTTEEEYGTQSKLLQDFMTIPTIDKAWIFNSDSGTQAMVAMSQANLLANKRRKFMLSAHISKEESSNFHWAPFPVEMTGASAFVPSPSGLKLLVIRNPENDDSPTKFEIWSSSQLVKEFHIPLKVHGSVYVDGWFEGISWNSDETRVAYVAEEPSFPKPTFDHLGYYKKENSLDKDIGSWKGQGDWEEEWGEAYAGKKQPSLFVINVDSGEVKHIKGVPRSISVGQVVWSPNSKGSAQYLVFAGWLGDKRKLGLRHCYNRPCAIYAIRFTEPKDDANESFPIHNLTKSISSGFSPRFSKDGKFLLFLSAKAAVDSGAHCSTESLHKISWPSDGKLPESTNVVDVIEVVNCPDDGCFPGLYFTGLLSDPWLSDGQTLMLSSYWRSCRVILSLNLISGEVSRVSPNDSDFSWSVLALDGDNVVAVSSSPVSVPEIKYGKKVLDPSGKPSWHWSSIQKPIFKCSEKVTSGLSSLQFKILNVPVSNVSECLTEGAKRPFEAIYVSSTKTKENGKRDPLAVVLHGGPHTVAPSSFSKQLAYLSSIGYSLLIVNYRGSLGFGEDALQSIPGKIGSQDVNDVLSAVDHAVEMGLADPSRITVLGGSHGGFLTTHLIGQAPDKFVAAAARNPVCNIASMVGITDIPDWCFFEAYGEQTHYTEAPSPEDMSLFHQISPISHISKVKTPTLFLLGTMDLRVPISNGFQYVRALKEKGAEVKVLVFPNDNHSLDRPQTDYESFLNIAVWFNKYCKL; this is encoded by the exons ATGGCGAGAATCTATACGCTTTCTGCACTCACTTGCTCCACTAATTTGGGCTTCTTCCCTTCCTCCCATCTTCATCTTCGTCGCCTTCTCTTCCCCACAACTCTCACTCTTCCACACTCCAAAACTCTATCCTCCTC TTCCAAAGCTTGGATTCGAGGAGTTGTAGCCATGGATTCTTCTGGAACTGACTCTGCTAAGGGCTTGGACTCAACTACTGAGGAAGAGTATGGCACGCAGTCAAAGTTACTTCAAGACTTCATGACTATTCCCACCATTGACAAAGCTTGGATTTTCAACTCTGATTCTG GTACTCAGGCAATGGTTGCCATGAGTCAAGCTAACCTTTTGGCTAATAAAAGGAGGAAGTTTATGTTATCTGCTCACATCTCCAAAGAAGAAAGTAGTAACTTTCACTGGGCTCCATTTCCAGTCGAGATGACTGGTGCATCTGCTTTTGTCCCCTCTCCGTCGGGTCTGAAGCTCCTTGTGATTCGAAACCCTGAAAACGACGATTCTCCTACAAAGTTTGAGATATGGAGTTCGTCTCAGCTAGTCAAGGAGTTTCATATTCCGCTGAAAGTTCATGGCTCTGTATATGTTGATGGATG GTTTGAAGGGATCTCTTGGAACTCAGATGAGACTCGTGTTGCTTATGTTGCAGAGGAACCATCTTTTCCAAAACCTACATTCGACCATCTTGGTTATTACAAGAAAGAAAATTCTTTGGACAAGGATATTGGAAGCTGGAAAGGTCAAGGAGATTGGGAAGAGGAATGGGGAGAAGCGTATGCCGGAAAAAAGCAGCCTTCACTTTTTGTTATCAATGTTGACAG TGGAGAGGTTAAGCATATCAAAGGAGTTCCAAGATCGATAAGCGTTGGACAGGTTGTTTGGAGTCCAAACAGTAAAGGCTCAGCTCAGTACTTAGTTTTTGCTGGATGGTTAGGAGATAAAAGAAAGCTTGGTCTCAGGCACTGCTACAACAGACCATGTGCCATATACGCGATTAGATTCACAGAACCAAA AGATGATGCAAACGAATCATTCCCTATTCATAATTTGACTAAAAGCATAAGCAGCGGTTTTTCTCCACGCTTCAG CAAAGATGGCAAGTTTCTCCTGTTTTTATCAGCAAAGGCCGCTGTTGATTCTGGGGCGCATTGTTCCACCGAGTCACTTCACAAGATTAGCTGGCCAAGTGATGGGAAACTTCCCGAGTCAACTAATGTCGTTGATGTG ATTGAAGTTGTGAATTGTCCTGATGATGGCTGTTTCCCTGGGCTCTATTTCACCGGACTTCTGAGTGATCCGTGGCTGTCAGATGGACAAACTCTTATGTTGTCTTCCTACTGGCGCAGTTGTAGAGTAATACTCAGCTTAAATTTGATAAG TGGTGAAGTATCACGCGTCAGCCCTAATGATTCAGATTTTTCATGGAGCGTTCTTGCACTAGATGGTGATAATGTTGTTGCTG TGTCTAGCAGTCCAGTGAGTGTTCCTGAAATCAAGTACGGAAAGAAAGTTCTTGATCCATCTGGAAAGCCTTCGTGGCATTGGTCAAGTATCCAAAAACCAATATTTAAATGCTCTGAGAAG GTGACCTCAGGGCTTTCATCTCTTCAGTTTAAAATTCTAAACGTTCCAGTCAGTAATGTATCTGAATGTCTCACCGAAG GGGCCAAAAGACCGTTTGAAGCTATATATGTATCGTCTACAAAGACCAAGGAGAATGGGAAACGTGATCCTTTAGCTGTTGTCCTCCATGGAGGCCCTCATACAGTTGCACCAAGCAGCTTCTCCAAGCAGTTGGCATATCTCTCCTCAATTGGATACAGTCTGCTGATTGTAAATTACAG GGGTTCGTTGGGATTTGGGGAAGATGCTTTGCAGTCTATACCTGGAAAAATTGGATCACAGGACGTGAACGATGTGCTCTCAGCTGTAGATCATGCCGTTGAAATGGGACTTGCAGACCCGTCTAGAATAACCGTCCTAGGTGGTTCTCATGGTGGGTTTCTGACAACACACTTGATTGGCCAG GCACCGGATAAGTTTGTGGCAGCAGCTGCAAGGAATCCTGTATGCAACATTGCTTCAATGGTTGGGATTACGGATATACCTGATTGGTGTTTCTTTGAAGCTTATGGTGAACAGACTCACTACACAGAAGCTCCCTCACCTGAAGACATGTCTCTGTTTCATCAGATCTCTCCTATATCACACATCTCAAAG GTGAAAACACCCACTCTGTTTCTTTTGGGAACTATGGATCTCCGTGTTCCTATTTCAAATGGATTTCAA TACGTTAGGGCGTTAAAGGAGAAAGGAGCCGAGGTTAAAGTCTTAGTCTTTCCTAATGACAATCATTCTCTAGACag ACCGCAGACGGATTATGAAAGCTTTCTCAACATTGCTGTCTGGTTCAACAAGTACTGCAAGCTGTGA